The proteins below come from a single Streptomyces spongiicola genomic window:
- a CDS encoding glycoside hydrolase family 75 protein, whose translation MSRCSKAVALSGAALLVAAALPATATARPTYEGSVTARELLAKVRSCTRISDGLFRSDADQEESIPVCGTSSVVFWKADLDIDCDGLGSPECNPDTDEYWQPETAYWDSEGYPLDSADLPFIVVPAISRVWDYNYSRIRGGTVAAVIYRNRVVYAVVGDVGPTDLIGEASHATARALGIDPDPTTGGVNSGVTYILFRDSRVTPIESHRAAVRLGDRLARKFVGRS comes from the coding sequence GTGTCCCGTTGCTCCAAGGCCGTCGCCCTGTCCGGCGCGGCACTCCTCGTCGCGGCCGCCCTGCCGGCCACCGCCACCGCCCGTCCCACCTACGAGGGCTCCGTGACAGCGCGCGAACTCCTCGCCAAGGTCCGCAGCTGCACACGGATATCCGACGGACTGTTCCGCTCCGACGCGGACCAGGAGGAGTCCATACCCGTGTGCGGCACCAGCTCGGTGGTCTTCTGGAAGGCGGACCTCGACATCGACTGCGACGGCCTCGGCAGCCCGGAGTGCAACCCGGACACCGACGAGTACTGGCAGCCCGAGACCGCCTACTGGGACTCCGAGGGATACCCGCTGGACTCCGCCGACCTGCCGTTCATCGTCGTACCGGCGATCAGCCGGGTCTGGGACTACAACTACTCGCGCATCCGCGGCGGCACCGTCGCCGCCGTGATCTACCGCAACCGGGTCGTCTACGCGGTGGTCGGCGACGTCGGCCCGACCGACCTGATCGGCGAGGCGTCGCACGCCACCGCCCGGGCACTGGGCATAGACCCCGATCCGACCACCGGCGGCGTCAACTCCGGAGTGACGTACATCCTGTTCCGGGACTCCAGGGTCACCCCCATCGAGTCGCACCGGGCCGCGGTGCGGCTGGGCGACAGACTCGCGCGGAAGTTCGTCGGTCGCTCCTGA
- a CDS encoding NUDIX domain-containing protein: MSGKRSAGLLLFRGTAADLEVLIGHMGGPCRAAGDEVAWPVPKGGYGPEERPEAAARREPGEELGLPASDGGRIALGESRQGGGGSVTVRAVEGDLDPRSVVPGTLDPRSVVPGTLTPRSVVPGTLTPHSVVPGTLTMQRPPRSGVPTGFPEVDRVGRFPLERAAEPLVPGRRTFLERLAHHIRGGR, from the coding sequence ATGTCGGGCAAGCGAAGCGCCGGGCTCCTGCTGTTCCGGGGCACCGCGGCGGATCTCGAGGTGCTGATCGGGCACATGGGAGGCCCCTGTCGGGCCGCCGGGGACGAGGTCGCGTGGCCGGTTCCCAAGGGCGGGTACGGCCCGGAGGAACGGCCGGAGGCGGCGGCGCGGCGGGAGCCCGGGGAGGAACTCGGGCTGCCCGCCTCGGACGGCGGGCGCATCGCGCTCGGTGAGAGCCGTCAGGGGGGCGGCGGGTCCGTCACCGTCCGGGCGGTCGAGGGCGACCTCGATCCCCGTTCGGTGGTGCCCGGCACGCTCGATCCCCGTTCGGTGGTGCCCGGCACGCTCACGCCCCGTTCGGTGGTGCCCGGCACGCTCACGCCCCATTCGGTGGTGCCCGGCACGCTCACGATGCAGAGGCCGCCGCGGTCCGGCGTACCGACGGGGTTCCCCGAGGTCGACCGGGTCGGCCGGTTCCCCCTGGAGCGCGCGGCGGAGCCGCTCGTCCCGGGCCGGCGGACCTTCCTGGAACGGCTCGCCCACCACATACGCGGCGGCCGCTGA